A genome region from Deinococcus aerolatus includes the following:
- a CDS encoding DUF4242 domain-containing protein, which translates to MKVFMAERHLPGITAEQLGAAQAAAIRESDRATGAGTPVHYLRSMYVPGDERCACLFEAESAEAVRQVNDAAGVPYTRVVEALDLRPPVS; encoded by the coding sequence ATGAAAGTCTTTATGGCAGAGCGGCATCTCCCGGGCATCACGGCAGAACAACTGGGCGCAGCGCAGGCGGCGGCTATTCGCGAGAGTGACCGCGCCACTGGGGCCGGAACGCCGGTCCATTACCTGCGCAGCATGTACGTGCCGGGCGACGAGCGGTGCGCGTGCCTTTTTGAGGCTGAGAGCGCCGAGGCCGTCCGCCAGGTGAACGACGCTGCGGGTGTGCCGTATACGCGGGTGGTTGAAGCGCTTGACCTGAGGCCACCGGTCTCCTGA
- a CDS encoding MFS transporter, which produces MPVPSTSTRLLVWTLALLSTVSYGTLYYAQPLLAIAAEHALGWSRVQTSLAFTLALLVTAFVAPAVGRALDARGGRTLLTGGALLGALALLTLALASSYPLFVTGWLLAGGAMSLTFYESVFTVVGQQTQGAARTRATLTITLIAGLASTIFVPLTSALLEGGGLRQALVILAALLLGVAGLTWRVLPDYGMGTPGGKRPPFTPDARLIRLTLAFTLARLVTVGTGLQLAPLLLAAGYAPALAASLTGLAGLAALPGRALFVPLLSRLGAPPLTVFLFAQLALSTLLLHFTGSHATVVTGIIAFGLASGALTLARAELLAQHYLPQAFGAANGWMARPVNLAQALTPLGVGLLFTWTGGYSLSLLLMTALGCAAALTLLGAARGGFHTTAVETRGGD; this is translated from the coding sequence ATGCCCGTCCCATCCACGTCCACACGTCTCCTCGTGTGGACGTTGGCCTTGCTGAGCACCGTCAGCTACGGGACCCTGTACTACGCCCAGCCTCTGCTCGCGATAGCCGCCGAGCACGCCCTGGGGTGGAGCCGGGTGCAGACGAGCTTGGCCTTCACGCTGGCGCTGCTGGTGACGGCCTTCGTTGCCCCGGCGGTGGGCCGCGCCCTGGACGCGCGGGGAGGGCGAACCCTCCTCACGGGAGGTGCCCTCCTGGGCGCCCTGGCGCTGCTCACGCTCGCCCTGGCCTCCAGCTATCCCCTGTTCGTTACCGGATGGCTGCTGGCCGGGGGCGCCATGAGCCTGACCTTCTATGAGTCGGTATTCACCGTGGTAGGACAACAAACGCAGGGGGCGGCCCGCACGCGAGCGACCCTGACGATCACCCTGATCGCCGGGCTGGCCAGCACGATCTTTGTACCCCTGACCAGCGCCCTGCTGGAGGGTGGCGGCCTGCGCCAGGCGCTTGTCATCCTGGCCGCCCTGCTGTTGGGTGTCGCGGGGCTGACCTGGCGCGTGCTGCCGGATTATGGGATGGGGACACCTGGAGGGAAACGTCCGCCCTTCACCCCGGATGCCCGCCTGATCCGGCTCACGCTGGCGTTCACCCTGGCGCGGTTGGTGACGGTGGGCACAGGCTTGCAACTCGCGCCGCTCCTGCTGGCCGCTGGTTACGCCCCAGCCCTGGCCGCCAGCCTTACGGGGTTGGCGGGCCTGGCCGCGCTGCCGGGGCGTGCCCTGTTCGTCCCGCTGCTCTCACGTCTGGGAGCACCGCCACTGACCGTGTTCCTGTTCGCGCAACTCGCCCTCTCCACCCTGCTCCTGCACTTCACGGGTTCACACGCCACTGTGGTGACAGGCATCATCGCGTTTGGCCTGGCCAGCGGCGCACTGACCCTGGCCCGCGCGGAGCTGCTGGCGCAGCACTACCTGCCCCAGGCATTCGGGGCCGCCAACGGCTGGATGGCCCGGCCGGTCAACCTGGCGCAGGCGCTCACACCGCTGGGGGTCGGCCTGCTGTTCACCTGGACCGGGGGGTACAGCCTCTCGCTGCTCCTGATGACTGCGCTGGGATGCGCGGCGGCTCTGACCCTGCTGGGCGCGGCACGTGGCGGCTTCCACACGACTGCCGTCGAGACGCGAGGGGGAGACTGA
- the arsN2 gene encoding arsenic resistance N-acetyltransferase ArsN2, producing the protein MLSRPAIPADLPRLEVLLNTLGLPVAGVADHLDHMRLIEDGPSLLGMAGVEQHGQVALLRSVAVTRDAQGQGLAAQLVGEVLDHTRALNLEEVYLLTTTATAYFPRLGFAEVPRSSAPAALLASREFQDACPQTATLMHLTLKEPAMTQTIPGLQNAMTTHELLTALRGAAPRPLEFHLHGEQLVSAGYHVTEVKAVSIEAMDCGGKANAWRETVIQLMDGTAAEARAGFMTNRKFLAIYDRVAQRVPVSSQAEVRFEYGNSALPAMQYHVAGLELLLDRLQVHLRTPAVQCKASDAYDTPATDAGTAYAPASGCCTPAAPDLITLG; encoded by the coding sequence ATGCTGAGCCGTCCAGCGATCCCTGCCGATCTGCCCCGGCTCGAAGTGCTGCTAAATACCCTGGGGCTGCCGGTGGCAGGAGTGGCCGACCATCTGGACCACATGCGGCTGATCGAGGACGGTCCCTCTCTGCTGGGTATGGCAGGCGTGGAACAGCACGGGCAGGTTGCCCTCCTGCGCTCTGTGGCCGTCACGCGTGACGCGCAGGGGCAGGGGCTGGCCGCTCAGCTTGTCGGGGAAGTCCTCGACCATACCCGTGCCTTGAACCTGGAAGAGGTCTACCTGCTGACCACCACGGCCACGGCCTACTTCCCGCGCCTGGGCTTCGCAGAAGTTCCCCGCTCCAGTGCCCCCGCCGCCCTGCTGGCCTCCCGCGAATTCCAGGACGCCTGCCCCCAGACCGCCACCCTGATGCACCTGACCTTGAAGGAGCCTGCCATGACCCAGACCATCCCCGGCCTCCAGAACGCCATGACCACCCATGAGCTCCTGACCGCCCTGCGCGGCGCAGCGCCGCGCCCGCTGGAGTTCCACCTGCACGGGGAGCAGCTAGTGTCCGCCGGTTACCACGTCACGGAGGTGAAAGCGGTCAGCATCGAGGCCATGGACTGCGGGGGCAAGGCGAATGCCTGGCGGGAGACGGTCATCCAATTGATGGACGGCACGGCGGCGGAGGCCCGGGCAGGCTTCATGACCAACCGCAAGTTCCTGGCCATCTACGACCGCGTGGCCCAGCGCGTCCCCGTGTCCAGCCAGGCAGAGGTGCGTTTTGAATACGGCAACAGCGCCCTTCCGGCGATGCAGTACCACGTTGCCGGGCTGGAACTTCTCCTGGATCGCCTGCAGGTCCACCTGCGGACGCCCGCCGTGCAGTGCAAGGCTTCGGATGCCTATGACACCCCGGCCACAGATGCCGGCACGGCCTACGCCCCGGCAAGCGGCTGTTGCACCCCCGCCGCCCCGGATCTCATCACCCTCGGCTGA
- a CDS encoding MarR family winged helix-turn-helix transcriptional regulator — MNVAIDNKTGEAAQTGALLRTITRLFGDLQQRNSACCDVQSATQCSILTTLQREGDQTLAALTRTLNLDKAWLSRSTDDLVEQGLLVKTPHPNDRRALLLRLTDAGQTSAQDLDAQLNAQSSRVLARLPEEDRAAALRLLTTLGAALQAELDGEVGFGC; from the coding sequence ATGAATGTTGCTATAGACAACAAAACTGGAGAGGCCGCTCAGACAGGGGCGCTCCTCCGCACGATAACGCGGCTTTTCGGGGACCTGCAGCAGCGGAATTCTGCCTGCTGTGACGTCCAATCCGCCACGCAGTGCTCCATCCTGACCACCCTCCAGCGGGAGGGCGATCAGACACTTGCCGCCCTGACCCGGACCCTGAACCTGGACAAGGCGTGGCTGAGCCGCAGTACGGATGACCTCGTCGAGCAGGGCCTCCTCGTCAAGACCCCTCACCCCAACGACCGCCGTGCCCTGCTGCTCCGGCTGACGGACGCCGGTCAGACCTCTGCCCAGGACCTTGACGCGCAGCTCAACGCCCAGTCCTCCCGCGTGCTGGCGCGCCTGCCCGAGGAGGACCGGGCCGCCGCACTCCGGCTCCTGACCACCCTGGGGGCTGCCCTTCAGGCAGAACTCGACGGGGAGGTGGGATTCGGATGCTGA
- a CDS encoding YbfB/YjiJ family MFS transporter encodes MTPSLNQSSRLSSQAPLLIAAGLAIGPVVALGFGRFAYALLLPPMQTALNWSYVQAGAMNTANGLGYLLGAILAPVLMRRSGVRAAFMVSLLGIALTLALTALSGELRWLAAMRFLTGLGGAVTFTSGGLLVAQVASAAPPQRAGAILSLFYAGAGLGILLTGLGLGPLLAHLGVEGWRAGWLSLGLVSFLGLGVAWTAARHTAAQLHGSAAIRMAQLWPLRNSLLAYACAGLGYVAYTTFSISYLRSQGASTPLVTLFWALLGLSGVLAPLVWSRLLSRRWGGRSMGILMLLMGTGAALPVLSTLPWVAALSAVLFGLTALSVVASTTTLVRQSLPAAVWGAGVATYTITFAVFQSLGPLLAGALADSGPGGLRWGLGASALLLIVGAGVAFSQRVVGDHR; translated from the coding sequence GTGACCCCATCTTTGAACCAGAGCTCCCGCCTTTCCTCGCAGGCCCCACTCCTGATCGCCGCTGGACTGGCCATTGGCCCCGTGGTTGCGCTGGGCTTTGGACGGTTCGCCTACGCACTGCTGCTGCCTCCCATGCAAACGGCCCTGAACTGGAGCTACGTCCAGGCCGGAGCGATGAATACTGCCAACGGACTGGGCTACCTGCTCGGAGCCATTCTGGCCCCCGTCCTGATGCGGCGGTCTGGCGTGCGTGCCGCCTTCATGGTCTCGCTTCTGGGCATCGCCCTGACGCTGGCCCTGACAGCGCTCAGCGGCGAACTGCGCTGGCTGGCCGCGATGCGGTTTCTCACTGGCCTGGGCGGGGCCGTGACCTTCACTTCGGGCGGCCTCCTGGTGGCCCAGGTGGCTTCCGCCGCGCCCCCCCAGCGAGCAGGAGCAATCCTCAGCCTGTTCTACGCCGGAGCGGGTCTGGGGATTTTGCTGACCGGGCTGGGGCTGGGGCCGCTTCTGGCCCACCTTGGTGTGGAGGGCTGGCGGGCCGGCTGGCTCAGCCTGGGACTGGTGTCGTTTCTGGGATTGGGCGTCGCCTGGACCGCCGCCCGGCACACGGCCGCCCAGCTTCACGGCAGCGCCGCCATTCGGATGGCCCAACTGTGGCCCCTGCGCAACTCGCTGCTTGCCTACGCCTGTGCGGGACTCGGTTACGTGGCGTATACCACCTTCTCGATCAGCTACCTGCGTAGTCAGGGGGCCAGCACTCCGCTGGTGACGCTGTTCTGGGCCCTGCTGGGTCTGTCCGGGGTGCTGGCCCCCCTGGTGTGGAGCCGCCTGCTGTCCAGACGCTGGGGAGGGCGCAGCATGGGGATCCTGATGCTGCTGATGGGCACCGGGGCCGCCCTGCCTGTCCTGTCGACGCTTCCCTGGGTTGCAGCCCTCTCGGCCGTGCTGTTCGGGCTGACTGCCCTCTCAGTGGTGGCCTCAACCACCACGCTCGTGCGCCAGAGCCTGCCCGCGGCGGTGTGGGGAGCGGGGGTGGCCACCTATACCATCACCTTTGCAGTGTTCCAGAGCCTGGGACCACTGCTGGCAGGGGCGCTGGCAGACAGCGGACCGGGGGGACTGAGGTGGGGTCTGGGAGCGTCCGCCCTCCTTCTGATCGTGGGCGCCGGCGTGGCCTTCAGCCAGCGTGTTGTCGGTGACCACCGCTGA
- a CDS encoding BKACE family enzyme: MLAVAPNGGRHTRQDHPNLPLTPAALAAAAAECLEAGANLLHVHVRDYQGRHTLDAAAYHEAFTAIRHEVGDGLVLQTTTEAIGQYTAPQQMEAVRALRPEAVSLAVAELFSGAASEREVATFLAELALDQVLVQYILYSADDQRHLQTLVQRGIVPLPFWTLYVLGRYGQPRLSTPQDLLAFPPFSGPVTAPWAVCAFGPGELRCALAAVAFGGHVRIGFENNFQTPDGQTATSNAAQVRQLVAALGALGAVPMSAAQLRAIWQQPQG, from the coding sequence ATGCTGGCTGTCGCGCCCAACGGAGGCCGGCATACCCGACAGGACCACCCGAATCTGCCACTTACTCCGGCGGCTCTGGCTGCCGCTGCCGCCGAATGTCTAGAAGCGGGTGCCAATCTGCTGCATGTGCATGTGCGCGATTACCAGGGTCGGCACACGTTGGACGCCGCCGCCTATCACGAGGCGTTCACAGCCATCCGCCATGAGGTAGGCGACGGTCTGGTGCTGCAGACCACCACCGAGGCCATCGGCCAGTACACGGCGCCCCAGCAAATGGAGGCGGTGCGGGCTTTGCGACCCGAAGCTGTATCTCTGGCAGTAGCTGAACTGTTCAGCGGCGCGGCGAGCGAGCGCGAGGTTGCGACTTTCCTGGCCGAATTGGCGCTCGATCAGGTGCTGGTGCAATACATCCTCTACAGCGCCGATGATCAGCGGCACCTGCAGACCCTGGTTCAACGAGGAATCGTGCCTTTGCCGTTCTGGACGCTGTACGTGTTGGGTCGTTACGGCCAGCCCCGACTGTCCACGCCGCAGGACCTGCTGGCCTTCCCTCCCTTTTCAGGACCGGTCACAGCGCCCTGGGCTGTTTGCGCGTTCGGGCCCGGCGAGTTGCGCTGCGCCTTGGCGGCGGTGGCCTTTGGCGGTCACGTCCGGATTGGATTTGAGAACAACTTCCAGACGCCTGACGGGCAGACCGCCACCTCGAACGCGGCCCAGGTGCGGCAACTTGTGGCGGCCCTGGGGGCGCTAGGTGCCGTGCCCATGTCGGCGGCGCAGCTGCGCGCGATCTGGCAACAGCCTCAAGGCTGA
- a CDS encoding FadR/GntR family transcriptional regulator → MSQPPEVFQPLARRRSLGEDIGVQLQRLIQDRTYPPGSTLPSQRELARMFGTSVSSVREAISVLVATGVLDARSGHGTVVRSITRSESEFDGWLGVASDPDEFRELLEARHLLEHFTMHTAAQRLTPAAKQALNEILMEMRAALHDPEAYVDADMRLHMTLAAVAGNRVVSRLMRAIQYPLRFQLTQSVRQLYASGRLQDSLSDHEEMLEALYAGEAEQAFSYIGRMIGRAARLNDTKLSSAEAGVSPVEEAAEPVIFLSPQP, encoded by the coding sequence ATGTCTCAACCGCCGGAAGTCTTTCAACCGTTGGCACGCCGCCGTTCTCTTGGAGAGGACATCGGCGTGCAACTCCAGCGCCTGATTCAGGACCGCACCTATCCGCCGGGCTCCACGCTGCCCAGTCAGCGCGAACTCGCCCGGATGTTCGGCACCAGCGTGTCCTCGGTGCGCGAGGCAATCAGCGTGCTGGTGGCCACCGGGGTGCTCGACGCCCGCAGCGGCCACGGTACGGTGGTGCGCTCAATTACTCGGTCCGAGTCGGAATTCGACGGCTGGCTCGGCGTGGCCAGTGACCCGGACGAGTTCCGCGAACTGCTCGAAGCGCGGCACCTGCTCGAACACTTCACTATGCACACGGCGGCGCAGCGCCTGACACCGGCAGCCAAGCAGGCACTCAATGAGATTTTGATGGAAATGCGCGCGGCGCTGCACGATCCCGAGGCGTACGTCGATGCTGATATGCGGCTGCACATGACCCTGGCTGCGGTGGCCGGCAACCGGGTCGTCAGCCGACTGATGCGCGCCATTCAGTATCCGCTGCGCTTTCAGCTGACCCAGTCGGTCCGGCAGCTCTACGCCAGCGGGCGTCTGCAAGACAGCTTGAGCGACCACGAAGAAATGCTTGAGGCGCTCTACGCTGGTGAAGCCGAACAGGCCTTTTCATATATTGGCCGGATGATCGGCCGGGCAGCTAGACTCAACGACACCAAGCTGAGCAGCGCTGAAGCCGGTGTGTCCCCTGTCGAAGAAGCCGCCGAGCCGGTCATTTTCCTCAGTCCTCAGCCTTGA